One region of Centropristis striata isolate RG_2023a ecotype Rhode Island chromosome 3, C.striata_1.0, whole genome shotgun sequence genomic DNA includes:
- the LOC131968545 gene encoding adenosine receptor A1-like, translating into MPSSLPSSKALYIGMEVVIAVSSVIGNVMVVWAVRINRSLRDTTFCFIVSLALADIAVGALVIPLAITISIGLQTHFYSCLLVACTVLVLTQSSILALLAIAIDRYLRVKIPMSYKRVVTPRRAGTAVLLCWLVSIIVGLTPMLGWNNLQLLRDNDSLITDDLLVTCEFETVISMDYMVYFNFFGWVLPPLLLMLAIYVEIFYMIHKQLNKKVTASHTDPSRYFGKELKLAKSLALVLFLFAVSWLPLHILNCITLFCPACDKPMFLIYIAIILTHGNSAVNPIVYAFRIKKFRTAFRKIWKQYVLCQDPVGRLPQRGSQRGQSHERRLRQNDDDDDDV; encoded by the exons ATGCCGTCGTCTCTGCCTTCCTCTAAAGCCCTGTATATCGGGATGGAGGTAGTGATCGCCGTGTCGTCGGTCATCGGTAACGTGATGGTGGTCTGGGCTGTGCGTATTAACCGGTCTCTGAGGGACACCACGTTTTGTTTCATCGTCTCCCTGGCCTTGGCTGACATTGCAGTCGGGGCTCTTGTCATCCCCCTCGCCATAACCATCAGCATCGGACTCCAGACGCACTTCTACAGCTGCCTGCTGGTCGCCTGCACAGTGCTCGTCCTGACGCAAAGTTCAATCCTGGCGCTCCTGGCCATCGCCATCGACCGCTATCTGAGAGTCAAAATACCCATGAG CTACAAGCGGGTGGTGACTCCTCGGCGAGCTGGAACGGCCGTGTTGTTGTGTTGGCTGGTGTCCATCATAGTGGGCCTCACGCCCATGTTGGGTTGGAATAACCTTCAGCTTCTCCGCGACAATGACTCCCTGATCACCGATGACCTTTTGGTGACATGTGAGTTTGAGACGGTCATCAGCATGGACTACATGGTCTACTTCAACTTCTTCGGCTGGGTGCTTCCCCCGCTGCTCCTCATGCTGGCCATCTACGTTGAGATTTTCTATATGATCCATAAGCAGCTCAACAAGAAG GTGACAGCTAGCCATACGGACCCCAGCCGTTATTTTGGCAAGGAGCTCAAGCTAGCCAAGTCACTCGCCCTCGTTCTTTTCCTCTTCGCAGTCAGCTGGCTTCCTCTTCACATCCTAAACTGCATCACCCTCTTTTGCCCTGCCTGCGATAAGCCAATGTTCCTCATTTACATCGCCATCATCCTCACCCATGGCAACTCCGCCGTCAACCCCATCGTGTATGCTTTCCGCATCAAGAAATTCCGCACAGCGTTTCGGAAAATCTGGAAACAGTACGTGCTTTGTCAGGATCCAGTTGGACGGCTTCCTCAAAGAGGGAGCCAGAGAGGACAGAGTCATGAGAGGAGGCTGAGGCAgaatgatgatgacgatgatgatgtgTGA